A single genomic interval of Asterias amurensis chromosome 1, ASM3211899v1 harbors:
- the LOC139947396 gene encoding L-2-hydroxyglutarate dehydrogenase, mitochondrial-like: MLTPLCRFLAVRRRAAKCIHWNWALRSLCTQPSTEDYDVCIVGGGIVGLAAAKELIERHPNLKYAVVEKEKELSVHQSGHNSGVIHAGIYYTPGSLKARLCVEGAELAYKYCDENDIPYKKCGKLIVAVEPEEIPRLEALHERGLKNNVKDMKMVGPDEIREIEPHCRGVKALTSPHTGIVDWARVAKSFGETFNKKGGHIFTEFEVKGFHMTKEGADFPVTIEGKKGKSLRCRYVLTCGGLFADRLAQLSGCNPIPRIVPFRGDYLLLKPEKCHLSRGNIYPVPNPSLPFLGVHFTPRIDGSVWLGPNAVFAFKREGYNMTDFNVKDAVDSLSFRGLQKLVFKNFTYGLSEMYKGVFIAAQVKQLQRYIPELRVQDVTRGPSGVRAQALDMEGNLVDDFVFDGGEGAIGSRVLHVRNAPSPAATSSLSIAKMIIDKVEDTFSL, translated from the exons ATGTTGACTCCTTTATGTAGGTTTTTAGCAGTGAGGAGGAGAGCTGCGAAATGTATTCACTGGAACTGGGCATTGCGGTCACTGTGCACACAACCAAG TACTGAGGACTATGATGTTTGTATTGTCGGTGGTGGTATCGTTGGGCTGGCAGCGGCTAAGGAGCTGATAGAGAGACATCCCAACCTTAAATATGCCGTagttgaaaaagaaaaagaactcT CTGTACATCAGAGTGGTCACAACAGTGGGGTGATCCACGCTGGGATCTACTATACACCAGGCTCTCTCAAAGCTAGGCTGTGTGTGGAAGGAGCAGAGCTGGCCTACAAGTACTGCGATGAGAACGACATTCCATATAAAAAATGTGGCAAG TTGATAGTCGCTGTTGAACCTGAAGAGATTCCAAGACTTGAGGCACTTCATGAACGAGGTCTTAAGAACAATGTCAAGGACATGAAGATGGTTGGCCCTGATGAAATCAGGGAGATTGAACCACACTGTAGG GGAGTGAAGGCGTTGACATCTCCCCATACTGGCATTGTTGATTGGGCTAGAGTTGCCAAATCATTCGGAGAGACATTCAACAAAAAAGGGGGACACATCTTCACAGAGTTTGAAGTCAAGGGCTTCCATATGACGAAAGAAG GTGCTGATTTTCCAGTAACAATTGAAGGCAAGAAAGGG AAATCTCTACGCTGCCGCTATGTGTTGACCTGTGGAGGACTGTTTGCTGATCGGTTAGCTCAACTCTCAGGATGTAATCCCATCCCTAGAATCGTTCCCTTCAGAGGGGACTACCTGCTCCTCAAACCAGAGAAATGTCATCTATCAAGAGGGAATATCTACCCT GTGCCTAACCCTAGCCTGCCATTTTTAGGGGTGCACTTCACACCTCGTATAGACGGTAGTGTCTGGCTGGGTCCCAATGCAGTCTTTGCTTTTAAGAGGGAAGGATACAACATGACAGATTTCAATGTGAAGGATGCTGTAGATTCTCTAAGCTTCCG TGGATTACAGAAGTTGGTGTTCAAGAATTTCACGTACGGTTTGAGTGAGATGTACAAAGGAGTGTTCATTGCTGCACAAGTGAAGCAACTACAGAGATATATACCAGAGTTAAGAGTACAAGACGTGACAAG GGGTCCATCGGGAGTAAGAGCCCAAGCGCTGGATATGGAAGGTAATCTGGTTGACGATTTTGTCTTTGATGGCGGTGAGGGCGCTATAGGAAGCCGGGTCCTTCATGTGCGTAACGCCCCATCGCCTGCTGCCACCTCCTCTCTGTCCATTGCCAAGATGATCATAGATAAAGTAGAAGACACATTCTCACTCTAA
- the LOC139947417 gene encoding retinol dehydrogenase 13-like: MASKRVLGVIYRVFTPRVAVRLSILGTAVGCTILLRDYFGGAVCKSENRLDGKTVIITGANCGIGKETAKDLARRGGHVILACRDEKKAEKARREIVDDTGNQDVVVRKLDLASLKSIREFAQQINAEESNLHVLINNAGIMRCPYLQTEDGFEMQFGVNHLGHFYLTNLLLDKMKSSSPSRIINVSSLAHTTGDIDFNNLNSESEYRTADAYSDSKLANILFTHELSKRLQGTGVTANSLHPGVVKTQIGRFTGLYQSGFSAFILGPIFWLCVKTPKQGAQTSVHCAVDSELENVSGKYFSDCAEKACGPKGLDDAVAKRLWEESARLVGLDQNDKEDEKQQMLSTTGEDSQQQDKS; the protein is encoded by the exons ATGGCTTCTAAAAGAGTTCTTGGAGTAATTTATCGAGTGTTTACACCTAGAGTTGCGGTTAGGTTGTCTATTTTGGGAACAGCTGTTGGTTGCACAATTCTGCTAAG AGACTACTTCGGTGGCGCAGTTTGTAAAAGTGAAAATCGTCTTGATGGAAAGACTGTCATCATTACTGGTGCTAACTGTGGAATCGGGAAGGAAACAGCAAAAGATCTGGCAAGAAGAG GTGGTCATGTGATTCTTGCCTGTAGAGATGAGAAGAAAGCAGAAAAAGCCAGGAGGGAGATCGTCGATGATACAGGAAACCAAGATGTTGTAGTCAGGAAACTAGACCTGGCTTCACTCAAATCAATCAGGGAGTTTGCTCAACAGATAAATGCAG aggAGTCAAATTTACATGTACTTATCAACAATGCTGGTATTATGAGGTGTCCATACTTGCAGACAGAAGATGGCTTTGAAATGCAGTTTGGAGTTAACCATTTAG GTCATTTCTATCTTACAAATCTCCTCCTGGATAAGATGAAAAGTTCATCTCCTAGTCGAATAATTAATGTGTCTTCACTAGCCCATACTACTGGGGATATAGACTTTAACAATCTCAACAGTGAGTCGGAGTACAGGACCGCCGATGCCTACTCGGATAGCAAACTGGCTAATATACTCTTCACGCATGAGCTCAGCAAAAGACTTCAAG gaaCTGGAGTGACTGCCAATTCCCTCCACCCGGGCGTAGTCAAGACCCAAATTGGGCGATTTACCGGGTTATACCAATCAGGGTTCTCAGCATTCATCCTTGGCCCCATATTCTGGTTATGTGTCAAGACACCCAAGCAGGGTGCTCAGACCAGTGTCCACTGTGCAGTCGACAGCGAGCTGGAAAACGTATCGGGGAAATATTTCAG TGACTGTGCCGAGAAAGCCTGTGGTCCCAAAGGCCTCGATGATGCAGTAGCCAAGAGATTATGGGAGGAAAGTGCCAGGCTAGTCGGACTcgatcaaaatgacaaagaagATGAGAAACAACAAATGCTGAGTACTACAGGAGAGGATAGTCAACAACAAGATAAGTCATGA
- the LOC139947407 gene encoding uncharacterized protein, translating into MSSTKKRPGRSSKGEGSNKKPKPGERQEAEPELYSTIPPQPEANKPGQLTKKQLKFYFEEGYLLLRDFFQPADLEPVRTGIAEGVDTLVNKLYVAGKIKDKCSDADLFHRITLIDKQFPGAAVLLHKLGYLPQSFRDLWANGRLLNVIEQLIGPDIAGHPVWNLRVKTPRHEQSTVPWHQDNAYLDPEALHVLQPTAWIPLLDVNQNNGCMQVIPRGHLRGVTATHTCCVGGTWYVQVKDDEEMKTSLGVDVKDAVTMEMKYGSVLLMNNAIPHRSLDNMSDEVRWSVDLRWQRPDKPNGFYGIKDSVLMRSSTDPNHLVDFESFDKVDRHVKAKDSTLDIPEVDDDQTTDDEFDTTIMGPWMKRWDLVHHNKHTAKFVTQKSEATKKSKWDKA; encoded by the exons ATGTCGTCCACGAAAAAGCGGCCAGGTCGGAGTTCGAAAGGGGAGGGTTCCAACAAGAAGCCTAAACCAGGGGAGAGGCAGGAGGCAGAACCGGAGCTGTACTCCACCATCCCGCCGCAACCAGAGGCAAACAAACCGGGACAGTTGACCAAGAAACAGCTCAAATTTTACTTTGAAGAG GGTTATCTTTTGCTGCGGGATTTCTTTCAACCTGCCGATTTGGAACCAGTGCGGACAGGCATAGCAGAAGGTGTTGATACACTGGTCAACAAACTTTACGTGGCTGGCAAGATCAAAG ACAAATGTAGCGATGCCGATTTGTTTCATCGAATTACACTGATCGACAAACAGTTCCCGGGAGCTGCAGTTCTACTTCATAAGCTTGGATACTTACCACAG AGTTTCCGCGACCTGTGGGCCAATGGGCGGCTGTTAAATGTGATAGAGCAGTTGATTGGTCCGGATATAGCTGGACATCCAGTGTGGAATCTCCGCGTCAAG ACACCGAGGCATGAGCAATCAACTGTGCCATGGCATCAAG ATAACGCCTACCTGGACCCCGAGGCTCTTCATGTCCTTCAACCTACAGCTTGGATCCCACTCCTGGATGTCAACCAAAACAATGGATGCATGCAG GTTATTCCTCGCGGTCACTTACGCGGAGTGACAGCGACCCATACCTGCTGTGTTGGAGGCACATGGTACGTACAAGTCAAAGATGATGAGGAAATGAAAACATCACTGGGAGTTGATGTCAAAGATGCGGTTACCATGGAGATGAAATACGGCAGCGTTCTCCTCATGAACAACGCGATACCACACCGTAG TTTGGATAACATGTCAGACGAAGTGCGTTGGAGTGTGGACCTAAGATGGCAGCGTCCGGATAAACCCAATGGTTTCTACGGCATAAAAGACTCTGTGTTAATGAGATCGTCCACAGATCCAAATCACCTGGTCGACTTTGAATCCTTTGATAAAGTAGACAGACACGTGAAAGCAAAGGATTCAACTCTCGATATTCCG GAAGTAGACGATGACCAGACTACTGATGACGAGTTTGACACAACGATCATGGGGCCTTGGATGAAGAGATGGGATCTGGTCCACCACAATAAACACACCGCTAAGTTTGTCACACAGAAATCAGAAGCAACAAAAAAGTCCAAATGGGACAAGGCATAa